A genomic window from Tachyglossus aculeatus isolate mTacAcu1 chromosome 27, mTacAcu1.pri, whole genome shotgun sequence includes:
- the ZNF384 gene encoding zinc finger protein 384 isoform X1, with translation MEESHFNSSPYFWPAVPTVSGQIENTMFINKMKDQLLPEKSCGLAPPHYPTLLTVPAAVPLPSGISMEADAKPDQLAPHSQASVTQNITVVPVPSTGLMTAGPGLVITSPSGSLVTTASSAQTFPISAPMIVSALPPGSQALQVVPDLSKKAVSALAEEGGGGGGGGGGGGGGGGGGVPPKPPRGRKKKRLPESGLPDMSDPYVLAPDDEDDHQKDGKTYRCRMCSLTFYSKSEMQIHSKSHTETKPHKCPHCSKTFANSSYLAQHLRIHSGAKPYTCSYCQKAFRQLSHLQQHTRIHSKSHTETVKPHKCPHCSKTFANSSYLAQHLRIHSGAKPYTCSYCQKAFRQLSHLQQHTRIHTGDRPYKCAHPGCDKAFTQLSNLQSHRRQHNKDKPFKCHNCHRAYTDAASLEVHLSTHTVKHAKVYTCSICSRAYTSETYLMKHMRKHNAPDLQQQQQASAAAAAAAAQAQASQQQQQQHFQPPGAAPQGAGAGDSNPNPPPQCSFDLTPYKTAEHHKDICLTVTTSTIQVEHLASS, from the exons ATGGAAGAATCCCACTTTAATTCTTCCCCGTACTTCTGGCCGGCCGTCCCCACGGTTTCGGGACAG ATCGAGAACACGATGTTCATCAACAAGATGAAGGACCAGCTGCTGCCCGAGAAGAGCTGCGGGCTGGCGCCGCCCCACTACCCGACGCTGCTGACCGTGCCCGCGGCGGTGCCCCTGCCGTCGGGCATCAGCATGGAGGCGGACGCCAAGCCCGACCAGCTGGCCCCGCACAGCCAGGCGTCGGTCACCCAGAACATCACGGTGGTGCCCGTGCCCTCCACGGGGCTCATGACGGCCG GTCCGGGGCTGGTGATCACCTCCCCCTCCGGCTCCCTGGTGACCACGGCTTCTTCGGCCCAGACCTTCCCCATCTCGGCCCCCATGATCGTCTCGGCGCTGCCCCCGGGCTCCCAGGCCCTCCAGGTGGTTCCGGACCTCTCCAAGAAGGCGGTGTCGGCCCTGGcggaggagggcggcgggggcggaggcggcggcggaggcggcggcggcggcggcggcgggggagtGCCACCCAAGCCCCCCCGGGGCCGGAAGAAGAAGCGACTGCCGGAGTCGGGCCTGCCGGACATGAGCGATCCCTACGTGCTGGCCCCGGACGACGAGGATGACCACCAGAAGGACGGCAAGACCTACAG GTGCCGGATGTGCTCGCTGACCTTCTACTCCAAGTCGGAGATGCAGATCCACTCCAAGTCGCACACGGAGACCAAGCCCCACAAGTGCCCGCACTGCTCCAAGACCTTCGCCAACAGCTCCTACCTGGCCCAGCATCTGCGCATCCACTCGGGGGCCAAGCCCTACACCTGTTCCTACTGCCAGAAGGCCTTCCgccagctctcccacctccagcAGCACACACG GATCCACTCCAAGTCGCACACGGAGACCGTCAAGCCCCACAAGTGCCCGCACTGCTCCAAGACCTTCGCCAACAGCTCCTACCTGGCCCAGCACCTGCGCATCCACTCCGGGGCCAAGCCCTACACCTGTTCCTACTGCCAGAAGGCCTTCCgccagctctcccacctccagcAGCACACACG GATCCACACCGGAGACCGGCCCTACAAATGTGCTCACCCGGGCTGCGACAAGGCGTTCACCCAGCTCTCCAACCTACAG TCCCACAGACGGCAGCACAACAAAGACAAACCCTTCAAGTGCCACAACTGCCACCGGGCGTACACGGACGCGGCTTCGCTGGAGGTCCACCTTTCCACGCACACGGTGAAGCACGCCAAGGTGTACACCTGTTCCATCTGCAGCCGCGCGTACACGTCG GAGACGTACCTGATGAAACACATGCGCAAACACAACGCCCCCGatctccagcagcagcagcaggcatcagcggcggcggcggcggcggcggcccaggcccaggcgtcccagcaacagcaacagcagcacTTCCAGCCCCCCGGGGCGGCTCCTCAAGGAGCGGGAGCAGGGGACAGCAATCCCAACCCTCCACCCCAGTGTTCCTTTGACCTGACCCCCTACAAGACGGCCGAGCACCACAAAGACATCTGTCTGACTGTCACCACCAGCACTATCCAGGTGGAGCACCTGGCCAGCTCCTAG
- the ZNF384 gene encoding zinc finger protein 384 isoform X2, whose translation MEESHFNSSPYFWPAVPTVSGQIENTMFINKMKDQLLPEKSCGLAPPHYPTLLTVPAAVPLPSGISMEADAKPDQLAPHSQASVTQNITVVPVPSTGLMTAGPGLVITSPSGSLVTTASSAQTFPISAPMIVSALPPGSQALQVVPDLSKKAVSALAEEGGGGGGGGGGGGGGGGGGVPPKPPRGRKKKRLPESGLPDMSDPYVLAPDDEDDHQKDGKTYRCRMCSLTFYSKSEMQIHSKSHTETKPHKCPHCSKTFANSSYLAQHLRIHSGAKPYTCSYCQKAFRQLSHLQQHTRIHTGDRPYKCAHPGCDKAFTQLSNLQSHRRQHNKDKPFKCHNCHRAYTDAASLEVHLSTHTVKHAKVYTCSICSRAYTSETYLMKHMRKHNAPDLQQQQQASAAAAAAAAQAQASQQQQQQHFQPPGAAPQGAGAGDSNPNPPPQCSFDLTPYKTAEHHKDICLTVTTSTIQVEHLASS comes from the exons ATGGAAGAATCCCACTTTAATTCTTCCCCGTACTTCTGGCCGGCCGTCCCCACGGTTTCGGGACAG ATCGAGAACACGATGTTCATCAACAAGATGAAGGACCAGCTGCTGCCCGAGAAGAGCTGCGGGCTGGCGCCGCCCCACTACCCGACGCTGCTGACCGTGCCCGCGGCGGTGCCCCTGCCGTCGGGCATCAGCATGGAGGCGGACGCCAAGCCCGACCAGCTGGCCCCGCACAGCCAGGCGTCGGTCACCCAGAACATCACGGTGGTGCCCGTGCCCTCCACGGGGCTCATGACGGCCG GTCCGGGGCTGGTGATCACCTCCCCCTCCGGCTCCCTGGTGACCACGGCTTCTTCGGCCCAGACCTTCCCCATCTCGGCCCCCATGATCGTCTCGGCGCTGCCCCCGGGCTCCCAGGCCCTCCAGGTGGTTCCGGACCTCTCCAAGAAGGCGGTGTCGGCCCTGGcggaggagggcggcgggggcggaggcggcggcggaggcggcggcggcggcggcggcgggggagtGCCACCCAAGCCCCCCCGGGGCCGGAAGAAGAAGCGACTGCCGGAGTCGGGCCTGCCGGACATGAGCGATCCCTACGTGCTGGCCCCGGACGACGAGGATGACCACCAGAAGGACGGCAAGACCTACAG GTGCCGGATGTGCTCGCTGACCTTCTACTCCAAGTCGGAGATGCAGATCCACTCCAAGTCGCACACGGAGACCAAGCCCCACAAGTGCCCGCACTGCTCCAAGACCTTCGCCAACAGCTCCTACCTGGCCCAGCATCTGCGCATCCACTCGGGGGCCAAGCCCTACACCTGTTCCTACTGCCAGAAGGCCTTCCgccagctctcccacctccagcAGCACACACG GATCCACACCGGAGACCGGCCCTACAAATGTGCTCACCCGGGCTGCGACAAGGCGTTCACCCAGCTCTCCAACCTACAG TCCCACAGACGGCAGCACAACAAAGACAAACCCTTCAAGTGCCACAACTGCCACCGGGCGTACACGGACGCGGCTTCGCTGGAGGTCCACCTTTCCACGCACACGGTGAAGCACGCCAAGGTGTACACCTGTTCCATCTGCAGCCGCGCGTACACGTCG GAGACGTACCTGATGAAACACATGCGCAAACACAACGCCCCCGatctccagcagcagcagcaggcatcagcggcggcggcggcggcggcggcccaggcccaggcgtcccagcaacagcaacagcagcacTTCCAGCCCCCCGGGGCGGCTCCTCAAGGAGCGGGAGCAGGGGACAGCAATCCCAACCCTCCACCCCAGTGTTCCTTTGACCTGACCCCCTACAAGACGGCCGAGCACCACAAAGACATCTGTCTGACTGTCACCACCAGCACTATCCAGGTGGAGCACCTGGCCAGCTCCTAG
- the ING4 gene encoding inhibitor of growth protein 4 isoform X3, with the protein MAAGMYLEHYLDSIENLPFELQRNFQLMRDLDQRTEDLKAEIDKLATEYVSSARSLGSEEKLALLKQIQEAYSKCKEFGDDKVQLAMQTYEMVDKHIRRLDTDLARFEADLKEKQIESSDYDSSSSKGKKKGRAQKEKKAARARSKGKNSDEEAPKAAQKKLKLVRTSPEYGMPSVTFGSVHPSDVLDMPVDPNEPTYCLCHQVSYGEMIGCDNPDMR; encoded by the exons ATGGCGGCGGGAATGTATTTGGAGCATTATCTGGACA gtATTGAGAATCTCCCTTTCGAGCTGCAGAGAAACTTCCAGCTCATGCGAGATCTGGACCAAAGAACAGAGG ACCTGAAGGCGGAGATCGACAAGCTGGCCACCGAGTACGTGAGCAGCGCCCGCAGCCTCGGCTCCGAGGAGAAGCTGGCACTGCTGAAGCAGATCCAGGAGGCGTACAGCAAGTGCAAGGAGTTCGGGGATGACAAGGTGCAGCTGGCGATGCAGACCTATGAGATG GTGGACAAACACATCCGGCGCCTGGACACGGACCTGGCCCGCTTCGAGGCCGACCTGAAGGAGAAGCAGATCGAGTCCAGTGACTACGACAGCTCCTCCAGCAAAGGCAAAAAGA aagGCCGGGCCCAGAAGGAGAAGAAAGCCGCTCGGGCCCGCTCCAAGGGGAAGAACTCGGACGAGGAGGCCCCCAAGGCTGCCCAGAAGAAGCTGAAACTCGTGCGCAC GAGCCCCGAGTACGGCATGCCCTCGGTGACCTTTGGCAGCGTCCATCCTTCGGACGTGCTGGACATGCCCGTGGACCCTAATGAGCCCACCTACTGCCTCTGCCACCAGGTCTCCTACGGGGAGATGATTGGCTGCGACAATCCCGAC